From one Montipora capricornis isolate CH-2021 chromosome 10, ASM3666992v2, whole genome shotgun sequence genomic stretch:
- the LOC138021981 gene encoding uncharacterized protein, which yields MSGKASSRTTPYHPQGNSQVEWMNRTLLLMLRTLPEEKKTNWKDILNKLIHAYNCTRHESTGFSPFQLMFGRSPRLPVDLMFDLGNKEQPVNYPDYVKWKRDMKEAYALASRQIVKSSIRSKACYDKKASSTVLYLGDCVLVRNLSERGEPWKLRAYWEQQIHVVEERMADSPVYRVKPEHGRGKQRVLHRNLLLPCDGLPLDLPTHNRVAHKTSKPTLTIPPHTSNNGESSDDEYGIPIPYPPAVHDPGPVAEMDIPPIDIEEQRDLVASEDMSDAFAETQAEPSVDAGPHAAEYASLPETGNAAPESKDSDTEEHPEDSTQPRRDRRPPLTFTYNQLGIPEYQRLNPVEDTIQAPQVMSPPVLARWLLPSCNPQIQWYPLYQSQLPNVIPQPEWISQY from the coding sequence ATGAGCGGAAAGGCTAGTTCTCGGACTACCCCATACCACCCCCAAGGTAACAGCCAAGTGGAGTGGATGAACCGTACCCTGCTCTTGATGTTGAGAACCTTACCTGAGGAAAAGAAAACCAACTGGAAAGACATCTTGAACAAACTCATCCACGCTTACAATTGCACAAGGCATGAATCCACTGGTTTTTCTCCATTTCAACTAATGTTTGGACGTTCTCCTCGCTTGCCAGTTGACCTGATGTTTGATCTGGGCAACAAAGAGCAGCCGGTCAATTACCCGGACTATGTGAAGTGGAAAAGAGATATGAAAGAAGCATACGCCCTAGCCTCCAGACAAATTGTGAAATCATCCATCAGAAGTAAAGCCTGTTATGACAAGAAAGCTTCAAGCACCGTTCTGTACCTTGGTGACTGTGTCCTCGTGAGAAATCTATCAGAAAGAGGAGAACCTTGGAAACTCCGTGCTTATTGGGAACAGCAAATACATGTTGTTGAAGAACGTATGGCTGACAGCCCTGTTTATCGAGTAAAGCCTGAGCATGGTCGTGGCAAACAGAGAGTCTTACACCGTAATTTGCTTCTCCCTTGTGATGGCTTACCCTTGGATCTGCCCACCCACAACAGGGTGGCTCACAAAACGTCCAAGCCTACTCTCACCATACCACCCCACACCAGCAACAACGGAGAAAGTTCAGACGATGAATATGGTATACCCATTCCGTACCCTCCTGCCGTCCATGACCCTGGCCCTGTAGCTGAAATGGACATTCCACCTATCGACATAGAGGAACAGCGTGATCTTGTGGCTTCTGAGGACATGTCAGATGCCTTCGCCGAGACCCAGGCTGAACCGAGTGTAGACGCTGGCCCACATGCAGCAGAATATGCCAGCCTACCCGAAACAGGAAACGCCGCTCCGGAAAGTAAAGACTCAGACACTGAGGAACACCCAGAGGATAGCACACAGCCAAGGAGAGACAGAAGACCACCCCTGACGTTCACTTACAATCAATTGGGAATACCGGAATATCAGCGTCTCAATCCCGTGGAAGACACAATCCAAGCCCCACAGGTGATGTCGCCACCCGTCTTGGCCAGATGGCTATTACCCAGTTGTAACCCACAAATCCAATGGTACCCACTGTACCAGTCGCAGTTACCGAATGTAATACCACAGCCTGAATGGATAAGCCAGTATTAG